One window of Gammaproteobacteria bacterium genomic DNA carries:
- a CDS encoding alanine dehydrogenase has protein sequence MIIGIPLEIKPEEGRVALIPDACAELQRQGHQLVVQAGAGVLSGYPDQAYQQRGVEIAVDAATLYQRAELVIKVKEPIAGDLQYLQAHHRLFCFLHLAANEALLRQLQSIGLMAFAFETLTDNGDLPLLAPMSNIAGRIAVQAGAHYLHRSQGGKGILLGGLPGVGRGRVVVLGAGNAGGNAVRMAASMGAEVVVFDKRADRLQAMRDLAANVTALYPYADQLAEQVVVADLLIGAVLLAGARTPHLVSSEQVAAMQEGSVIVDISVDQGGCIETIHATDYRSPTYVESGVIHFGVTNMPGAVPRTASQALSAVIMPYVKNISQEDWQADSIVGSALNVCAGDVVYPGLED, from the coding sequence ATGATTATTGGTATACCACTGGAAATTAAGCCTGAGGAGGGCAGGGTCGCGTTGATCCCGGATGCTTGTGCTGAATTACAGCGGCAGGGGCATCAACTTGTCGTGCAAGCTGGCGCGGGGGTGCTTTCTGGTTACCCTGATCAGGCGTATCAGCAACGGGGTGTTGAAATAGCAGTCGATGCAGCGACGCTCTATCAGCGTGCGGAACTGGTTATTAAAGTCAAGGAACCGATTGCGGGTGATCTGCAATACCTTCAAGCGCACCATCGTTTATTTTGTTTTCTGCATCTGGCGGCGAATGAAGCGTTGTTGCGGCAATTACAGTCGATTGGTCTGATGGCATTTGCCTTTGAGACATTGACGGATAATGGTGACTTACCTCTGTTAGCACCCATGAGTAATATTGCCGGGCGTATTGCGGTGCAGGCGGGTGCGCATTATCTCCATCGTTCTCAAGGTGGCAAGGGGATTTTACTGGGCGGTTTGCCTGGGGTTGGTCGTGGGCGTGTGGTGGTGCTGGGTGCCGGTAATGCTGGAGGTAATGCGGTACGCATGGCGGCAAGTATGGGGGCTGAGGTGGTGGTGTTTGATAAACGTGCTGATCGCCTACAGGCAATGCGTGATCTGGCGGCTAATGTAACGGCTTTGTATCCTTATGCGGATCAGCTTGCTGAACAGGTGGTTGTGGCGGATCTTCTGATTGGTGCCGTCTTGTTGGCAGGTGCCAGGACACCGCATCTGGTCTCTTCTGAACAGGTGGCCGCGATGCAGGAGGGAAGTGTTATTGTCGATATTTCGGTGGATCAGGGTGGCTGCATTGAGACCATCCATGCGACCGATTATCGTAGCCCGACCTATGTTGAATCCGGTGTAATTCACTTCGGGGTAACGAATATGCCGGGGGCGGTGCCTCGTACGGCATCTCAGGCTCTATCGGCAGTTATTATGCCTTATGTGAAGAATATTAGTCAGGAGGACTGGCAGGCGGATTCAATTGTGGGTTCGGCACTTAATGTCTGTGCGGGTGATGTTGTTTATCCGGGGTTGGAGGATTAG